The Vibrio penaeicida genome contains a region encoding:
- a CDS encoding polysaccharide lyase family 7 protein, with the protein MITISKGSVAALMLVSSFSNAATLNIESASDWGGAHANYPASNAIDGSKDWSSRWAALDSGSEVNLVLDLGSVQAVSAVKVAWGRGDESTNKFEIRARADDTSSTWDKVYAGDSSGTTKDFETYDFSTIQARWLRIKSFSNSTGSDWTNITEVEILGSSTANNYNLDPTKAPSSNFDLLDWYLSVPVDEGDGYATSIKENELAASYEDDYFYTGSDGGMVFYTPVKGYKTSENTKYVRTELREMLRRGDTSKSTTGSENNWAFSSIPSSNHSDFGGIDGVMDATLAVNHVTTTTSNQEQVGRIVIGQIHAEHNEPIRLYYHKLPGNTNGAIYFAHETSKSDGGDETWYNLLGNMVTSSGNLNSTANPSDGIALNEEFSYNITVDGDTLSVSISQGGSQLAYQSVDMSGSGYDDASNYMYFKAGIYLQDNTSNDDDYAKVTFYELSNSHDNYNF; encoded by the coding sequence ATGATTACTATATCGAAAGGGAGCGTTGCTGCTTTAATGCTTGTTAGTTCATTTTCAAATGCTGCGACTTTAAACATTGAGAGCGCATCAGACTGGGGAGGAGCTCATGCTAATTACCCGGCATCTAATGCTATTGATGGGAGTAAAGATTGGAGCTCAAGATGGGCAGCGCTCGACTCTGGCTCTGAAGTTAATTTGGTATTAGATCTCGGTAGTGTTCAGGCTGTATCAGCCGTCAAAGTTGCTTGGGGAAGGGGAGATGAGAGCACAAACAAATTTGAAATTCGTGCTCGGGCTGATGACACAAGTAGTACTTGGGACAAGGTTTACGCTGGTGATAGCAGTGGAACGACTAAAGACTTTGAAACTTATGATTTTTCTACGATCCAAGCTCGATGGCTACGCATAAAATCTTTTAGTAATAGCACCGGAAGTGACTGGACAAATATCACTGAAGTAGAAATCCTTGGTAGCTCCACAGCCAATAATTACAATTTAGATCCGACAAAAGCGCCTTCATCTAACTTTGATTTACTTGACTGGTACCTGAGTGTCCCTGTTGATGAAGGGGATGGTTACGCGACATCCATTAAAGAAAATGAGCTAGCGGCGAGCTACGAAGATGACTATTTCTACACAGGTAGTGACGGTGGGATGGTTTTTTATACACCAGTGAAAGGTTACAAAACATCGGAAAACACGAAGTATGTTCGTACAGAACTTCGTGAGATGCTTCGTCGTGGTGATACTTCAAAATCAACGACTGGTAGTGAGAACAACTGGGCGTTCTCAAGCATTCCATCAAGTAATCACTCCGACTTTGGTGGGATTGATGGTGTTATGGACGCAACTCTTGCTGTAAATCATGTTACAACTACAACTTCTAACCAAGAGCAGGTCGGTCGAATCGTTATTGGTCAGATTCATGCGGAGCATAATGAGCCAATCAGACTTTACTATCACAAACTCCCTGGTAACACGAACGGTGCAATTTACTTTGCTCATGAAACGTCTAAATCTGATGGCGGTGACGAAACTTGGTATAACCTGCTCGGGAACATGGTGACATCTAGCGGTAACCTAAATTCAACAGCAAATCCAAGTGATGGCATTGCGTTAAATGAAGAGTTCTCTTACAACATCACCGTTGACGGCGATACGTTATCCGTTTCGATAAGCCAAGGCGGAAGTCAACTGGCTTACCAGAGTGTAGACATGTCTGGTAGTGGATACGACGATGCAAGTAACTATATGTACTTTAAAGCAGGCATTTATTTACAGGACAATACCAGTAATGACGATGACTACGCGAAAGTGACATTTTATGAATTAAGCAATAGTCACGATAACTATAACTTTTAA
- a CDS encoding methyl-accepting chemotaxis protein produces the protein MVTIVSSLSLIGSNWFSLELAKEQIQQNVLNEIKHSLTLEARKIENDVLRTIDTVNAVATEISANQYTTENQVLMHYAASLGGIDKIVIGHDDGRTYTSRPSESFPNGIGIPEKYNPTTRPWYKQAKQHMGLSFSDVFFTRSTNTPMMGVMYAYSDKVIMADIRFDELETQLLELEKIHQAKGILVDDRGMIVASTIEGIEAQTEFSSLEASINADEATQHPEQFINGTLNGQNVLLMAKIVHIGAKKQWFMISAMDPNVALAKLDKVMSHARTVIFCTIIASIILMIFVLNKLYQPILSLKKVVHDLSRGDGDLAQRLKENSNDDLGNIAKDINLFIGGLQEMIKEMKQRNAKLNDKVQSIEASCRDTHTVLQVHTDETAQVVSTIEQLSKASVEVENSSHATATAARDAAAFSDETKQINEVTETYISDLETQIDNTSQDILSMDNETQSIQSIVTVIGGIAEQTNLLALNASIEAARAGEHGRGFAVVADEVRALATRTQESTSEIDRALASLRGKSAGLVDSIDQTKSNCEKTRTQLALAVEMLSNLNERMVTVSRFNDDISTSSAEQNSLIQNIKHNIHEIENIVLRLNTLSQNQVDESEQIKTFNNSVSSLMDRFKV, from the coding sequence TTGGTTACAATTGTAAGTTCGCTGTCATTGATTGGATCGAACTGGTTCTCTTTAGAATTAGCCAAAGAACAAATCCAGCAGAACGTCCTTAATGAAATCAAGCACTCACTTACCCTCGAAGCAAGGAAAATTGAGAATGATGTGCTGCGCACTATAGATACCGTCAATGCAGTCGCGACGGAGATCTCTGCAAACCAATACACAACCGAAAATCAAGTATTGATGCACTATGCAGCCTCACTTGGTGGCATCGACAAAATCGTCATCGGGCATGACGATGGTCGGACATATACTTCTCGACCTTCTGAATCTTTCCCTAACGGTATTGGTATACCCGAAAAATACAATCCAACCACACGGCCTTGGTACAAACAGGCCAAACAGCATATGGGGCTCTCATTCAGCGATGTTTTTTTCACCCGCAGCACCAACACCCCGATGATGGGCGTAATGTATGCGTACTCGGATAAAGTGATCATGGCAGATATTCGCTTTGATGAATTAGAAACCCAACTTCTGGAACTAGAAAAAATCCACCAGGCTAAAGGAATCTTAGTCGACGACAGAGGGATGATTGTCGCCTCGACTATAGAAGGTATTGAAGCTCAAACTGAGTTTTCTTCGCTTGAAGCAAGCATCAATGCAGATGAGGCTACGCAGCATCCGGAACAATTTATTAACGGAACCTTAAATGGCCAAAATGTATTGCTGATGGCGAAAATCGTACACATTGGGGCCAAAAAACAGTGGTTTATGATTTCTGCGATGGATCCGAATGTTGCATTAGCCAAGTTAGACAAGGTGATGTCTCATGCTCGCACCGTTATCTTTTGCACTATTATCGCATCAATTATCTTGATGATTTTTGTATTGAACAAACTGTACCAACCTATTCTTTCTTTGAAAAAAGTCGTCCATGATCTTTCGCGTGGCGATGGTGACCTCGCCCAGCGACTAAAAGAGAACTCGAATGATGATTTAGGCAATATCGCTAAGGACATCAACCTCTTCATCGGCGGTCTTCAAGAAATGATTAAAGAAATGAAACAAAGGAATGCGAAACTCAACGATAAAGTTCAAAGTATCGAAGCAAGCTGCCGAGATACACATACCGTGTTACAGGTTCATACGGATGAGACAGCGCAAGTAGTATCAACTATCGAGCAACTATCAAAAGCATCGGTAGAGGTAGAAAACAGCTCTCATGCCACCGCCACAGCCGCACGTGATGCAGCAGCATTCAGTGACGAGACGAAACAGATAAACGAAGTTACAGAAACCTATATTTCTGATTTAGAAACTCAAATTGACAACACATCGCAAGATATCCTGTCGATGGATAATGAAACCCAAAGTATTCAATCTATCGTAACGGTAATAGGTGGCATTGCAGAGCAAACGAACTTATTGGCATTAAATGCATCGATAGAAGCGGCTCGCGCGGGTGAACACGGACGAGGCTTTGCTGTAGTGGCTGACGAAGTACGAGCACTAGCGACAAGAACCCAAGAGAGCACCTCTGAAATTGACAGAGCCCTCGCTAGCCTACGTGGGAAGTCTGCAGGGTTGGTTGATTCAATAGACCAAACGAAGTCCAACTGTGAAAAAACGCGCACTCAATTGGCATTGGCTGTCGAGATGCTAAGCAATCTGAATGAAAGGATGGTGACGGTCAGCCGCTTTAACGATGACATATCTACTTCATCAGCAGAGCAAAACTCCTTGATTCAGAACATTAAGCACAATATCCATGAAATCGAAAACATCGTCTTAAGGCTGAATACGCTAAGCCAAAATCAGGTCGACGAATCTGAACAAATCAAGACGTTTAATAATAGTGTGAGTTCGCTTATGGATCGTTTCAAAGTATAA
- a CDS encoding polysaccharide lyase family 7 protein: protein MKSAELILLSLLGLGLVGCGGSGSSASSDPDTTVPDTPDTPDTPDTPDTPDTPDTPDTPDTPDTPDTIAPYSITKFQDILDNSDLQVSNPDGTEGNKTSEVKNGAFSGYKTDHFYAESDTSYLVFKMSNYKMRSEVRELENFDISEAGISRTLFAEVRLPEIDLAMASSPADHDEVTFLQIHNKGTDTSGTNSIPHPLLRVVWEQERNSITGHYWAVVKNNALDCSLSSSSSDCYATSYDRYDLGEADLDNFTRFEVKIGENALTIKVNDEQKVDVDVSYWQHLLSYFKAGVYNQFENGEAEVQFKQLSLSKIEYTDSIAWNIDDWKLTIPASKDSWYGTGGDGAAELEPERCNSSKDLLSSDSNVYDDTTDLSYFNVIDGSMHFRADMGYGTSTANSSYIRSELRELYISTEDPDCSTSDEDTSWYINDSRTGATSHTIQATLKINDYPEISGQLPKVVLGQIHGWEISQALVKLLWEGDNKPVRVIMNDNYALNNDKDCTDCNSFSVKLGTYAAHEEWQYTIRADQEGLFLATYDEDGNNMVAHTLKWGETYSDTTDGGSYTLTEDWASPDIAFYFKAGIYPQFKPSDSYKGQQFDVSFSALSTRHQ from the coding sequence ATGAAATCAGCAGAACTCATTTTGTTAAGTCTTTTGGGGCTTGGACTAGTTGGATGTGGCGGCAGCGGCTCTTCAGCAAGTTCAGATCCAGATACCACCGTTCCTGATACGCCTGATACACCTGATACACCTGATACACCTGATACACCTGATACACCTGATACACCTGATACACCTGATACACCTGATACACCTGATACTATAGCACCGTATTCAATAACGAAATTTCAAGACATTTTAGACAATTCAGACCTGCAAGTATCAAACCCTGACGGTACCGAAGGTAATAAGACCAGCGAAGTTAAAAATGGAGCATTTTCTGGTTACAAAACTGACCATTTTTATGCAGAAAGTGACACCAGTTACCTCGTATTTAAGATGTCGAATTACAAAATGCGCTCCGAAGTTCGTGAGCTGGAAAATTTTGACATATCTGAGGCGGGCATAAGCCGGACTTTGTTTGCAGAAGTGCGTTTACCTGAAATCGACCTAGCAATGGCCAGCTCACCAGCAGATCACGATGAAGTAACTTTCCTGCAAATTCACAACAAGGGTACTGACACTTCTGGCACTAACTCAATCCCTCACCCTTTGTTACGTGTGGTTTGGGAACAAGAGAGAAACAGCATCACTGGCCACTACTGGGCAGTTGTTAAAAACAATGCCTTAGATTGTAGCTTATCTTCGAGCTCATCAGATTGTTACGCCACATCATACGATCGTTATGATTTAGGTGAAGCTGACCTCGACAACTTTACTCGATTCGAAGTGAAAATCGGTGAAAATGCATTAACCATTAAGGTCAACGATGAGCAAAAGGTGGATGTTGATGTCTCTTACTGGCAGCATCTTCTGAGCTACTTTAAAGCTGGCGTCTACAACCAATTTGAAAATGGCGAGGCGGAGGTGCAATTTAAACAATTGAGCCTAAGCAAAATCGAATACACAGATTCAATCGCATGGAACATTGACGACTGGAAATTAACGATCCCAGCAAGTAAAGATTCTTGGTATGGGACGGGTGGAGACGGTGCTGCCGAATTAGAGCCCGAACGTTGTAACTCAAGCAAAGATCTTCTATCTAGTGATAGCAATGTCTACGATGATACAACTGACTTGTCATACTTTAACGTTATCGACGGCAGTATGCATTTCCGAGCGGATATGGGTTACGGCACCTCAACAGCCAACTCTAGCTACATTCGCTCAGAGTTGCGGGAGCTTTACATTAGCACTGAAGACCCAGATTGTAGCACCAGTGATGAAGATACAAGCTGGTACATCAACGATAGCCGTACTGGTGCGACATCGCATACCATCCAAGCAACGCTCAAAATCAACGACTACCCAGAAATCAGCGGTCAGCTTCCAAAAGTCGTGCTGGGTCAGATACATGGTTGGGAAATAAGCCAGGCACTCGTGAAGTTACTTTGGGAAGGCGATAATAAACCAGTCCGAGTCATTATGAACGATAACTATGCACTCAATAATGATAAAGACTGTACTGACTGTAACTCGTTCAGTGTCAAGCTTGGTACTTACGCAGCACATGAAGAATGGCAATATACGATTCGTGCCGATCAGGAAGGGCTATTTTTAGCAACCTATGATGAAGATGGTAACAATATGGTTGCACATACATTGAAATGGGGAGAGACATACTCAGACACCACTGACGGCGGCTCCTACACACTAACTGAGGATTGGGCATCGCCAGACATTGCTTTCTACTTCAAAGCAGGTATTTACCCGCAGTTCAAACCGAGTGACTCATATAAAGGCCAGCAATTTGATGTGAGCTTTAGTGCATTGAGCACCCGTCACCAATAA
- a CDS encoding tripartite tricarboxylate transporter permease, with the protein MLEHLINGLFTAFSPSVLPVLIFGVIGGIVLGALPGLTATMGVAILLPFTFGMESTPALVMLIGVYIGGIYGGSIAAILLKTPGTPASAATVLDGHTLAAKGQAARALSISAVASFVGGLISTIVLIAIAPLLANFALRFNAPEYFALALFGLTIIASVSAQNILKGLLAGTIGLLVSTVGLDPISSVPRFTFGVMDLYSGINVIPVLIGLFALSEAINQIEKLLSEKRAKIPEFDHKLLSKHDLKEMMPTAIKSGLLGTSIGSVPGAGADISAFVCYNEAKRASKNPDEFGQGSVKGLAAAEAGNNGVTGGSLVPLLTLGVPGDAVAAVLLGALIVQGLTPGPLLFAQNPDVVYGVFSSMLVANVVMLIVGLIGIRFFCRIIEVPKLLMIPIIIFLSVVGAYAINNSMFDVGIAIAFGVLGFILGKMDIPSSPILLAIILGPMAETNLRKALLMYDNSWSFLYERPIALGFVALAIFSVFSTIKMKNKAKPKEVS; encoded by the coding sequence ATGTTAGAGCATTTGATTAACGGCCTTTTCACCGCTTTTAGCCCCTCAGTTCTGCCTGTTCTCATTTTTGGTGTCATAGGCGGCATTGTCCTTGGTGCTTTGCCCGGGCTTACTGCAACAATGGGCGTAGCAATTTTACTGCCTTTCACATTCGGTATGGAATCCACTCCTGCATTAGTCATGTTAATTGGTGTCTATATCGGTGGTATTTACGGAGGGTCTATTGCTGCAATACTGCTCAAAACACCGGGAACCCCTGCATCAGCAGCAACCGTACTTGATGGCCATACACTCGCAGCCAAAGGCCAGGCTGCACGAGCACTGAGTATTTCTGCGGTCGCTTCTTTTGTCGGTGGGTTGATCAGTACGATTGTACTCATCGCTATCGCGCCACTACTTGCCAACTTTGCATTACGCTTTAACGCTCCAGAATATTTTGCTCTAGCTCTTTTTGGACTGACTATCATCGCAAGCGTATCAGCGCAAAATATCCTCAAAGGCTTGTTGGCAGGTACCATTGGGTTGTTAGTCTCAACCGTTGGTCTTGATCCGATAAGCAGCGTGCCACGCTTCACGTTTGGGGTTATGGATTTGTACAGCGGCATAAACGTAATCCCGGTTCTTATCGGGCTGTTCGCGTTATCTGAGGCCATTAATCAAATAGAAAAGTTGCTCAGTGAAAAACGCGCTAAGATTCCTGAGTTCGACCATAAGTTATTGAGTAAGCATGATCTTAAAGAGATGATGCCAACCGCTATCAAGAGCGGCCTACTCGGCACTTCTATCGGCTCCGTACCTGGTGCCGGTGCAGATATATCCGCTTTCGTTTGCTACAACGAAGCCAAACGCGCATCTAAAAATCCAGACGAATTTGGCCAAGGATCAGTAAAAGGCTTAGCTGCTGCAGAAGCAGGAAATAACGGCGTCACTGGTGGTTCATTGGTTCCACTGCTCACACTTGGCGTACCGGGCGACGCTGTTGCGGCAGTTTTATTAGGCGCGCTAATCGTTCAGGGACTCACACCAGGGCCACTACTTTTCGCACAAAACCCAGATGTTGTGTACGGGGTTTTCAGTTCCATGCTGGTTGCTAATGTTGTGATGCTCATTGTCGGCCTGATTGGTATTCGCTTTTTTTGCCGAATTATCGAAGTACCAAAACTATTGATGATCCCTATCATCATCTTCCTTTCGGTTGTTGGCGCTTATGCTATTAATAACTCGATGTTTGATGTTGGGATTGCAATTGCATTCGGTGTATTAGGATTTATTTTAGGTAAGATGGATATCCCTTCATCACCTATTCTCTTAGCCATCATTCTGGGCCCGATGGCTGAAACAAACCTAAGAAAAGCACTACTAATGTATGACAATTCTTGGTCATTTCTCTATGAACGGCCTATTGCGCTAGGGTTTGTTGCACTGGCGATCTTTTCCGTATTCTCAACAATCAAAATGAAAAACAAGGCTAAACCCAAGGAAGTATCTTAA
- a CDS encoding tripartite tricarboxylate transporter TctB family protein: MVSRNVIFPCLIIALSALILPVIAHFEQPRFQDASVNAQFFPTVIVIMQIVICIALIIQHKLKKTATNTLPIFSKMALFGVIFLCFYALLISAIGYLYASLVAFTAYLMYFKVKRPLYYIIAWVFVFSIYYLFGEVFYIALPDGQFY, translated from the coding sequence ATGGTCAGCCGTAACGTGATCTTCCCTTGCCTAATCATTGCGCTTAGTGCGCTAATCCTCCCGGTAATTGCTCATTTTGAGCAACCAAGATTCCAAGATGCGAGCGTCAATGCTCAGTTCTTTCCTACCGTTATAGTGATAATGCAAATAGTCATTTGTATTGCTCTGATAATTCAGCACAAACTTAAAAAAACAGCCACAAATACACTTCCGATTTTTTCCAAAATGGCTCTATTTGGCGTTATTTTTCTTTGCTTCTATGCACTACTTATTAGCGCAATTGGCTATCTGTATGCGAGCCTAGTTGCTTTTACTGCATACCTGATGTATTTCAAAGTGAAAAGACCGCTTTACTACATCATTGCCTGGGTGTTTGTTTTCTCTATTTACTATCTGTTTGGCGAGGTATTTTACATCGCACTGCCAGATGGTCAGTTCTACTAA
- a CDS encoding tripartite tricarboxylate transporter substrate binding protein: MNKRLKSLLFSAGILVSATSVAADYPSKNIRLVVPFGAGGGTDAVGRTLANSAKDILGQNIAVMNRTGGAGAVGMSFGAQQRPDGYTLTVVTREIASLPQMGLMQHDAKDFKLIRLVNLDPAVVLVHKDSPYNTINDLIAEAKKGDGIVKFASTAAPNFYLMALEKDQKIKLNAIPYNGASEAIPSVLGKHTDVTMVTPGEAISQLRSGQLKALGVMSEERISYIPDVPTLKEQGVDVVTGTWRGIGAPKNTPDEIIEILGKAFDEAMASTEFKQFMEKGAMTIHNMNAEEFTKFVEQDTKALSTLIN; the protein is encoded by the coding sequence ATGAATAAACGTCTTAAGTCTCTACTCTTCTCGGCAGGTATTCTCGTTTCTGCAACTTCTGTCGCTGCTGACTACCCTAGTAAAAATATTCGCCTCGTTGTTCCTTTTGGTGCCGGCGGCGGTACAGATGCAGTTGGTCGAACTTTAGCTAACTCTGCAAAAGATATCCTTGGTCAAAATATTGCGGTAATGAACCGCACAGGCGGAGCGGGAGCAGTCGGAATGAGTTTTGGTGCTCAGCAACGCCCAGATGGCTATACACTCACCGTTGTTACTCGCGAAATTGCGTCTCTGCCTCAAATGGGATTGATGCAGCACGATGCGAAAGATTTCAAACTAATCCGGCTCGTCAACTTGGACCCGGCAGTGGTTTTAGTACATAAGGACAGCCCATATAACACTATCAATGATCTGATCGCTGAAGCGAAAAAAGGTGATGGCATCGTTAAGTTTGCCTCTACTGCGGCACCTAATTTCTATTTGATGGCACTAGAGAAAGACCAAAAAATCAAACTGAATGCGATCCCTTACAATGGTGCTTCTGAAGCGATTCCGTCTGTATTAGGCAAACATACCGATGTGACGATGGTTACCCCGGGTGAAGCTATTTCCCAATTGCGTTCAGGCCAGTTAAAAGCACTTGGCGTGATGTCTGAAGAGCGTATTTCTTACATACCAGATGTACCGACGCTTAAAGAACAGGGTGTAGATGTTGTTACCGGTACATGGCGTGGTATTGGAGCCCCAAAAAATACACCTGATGAAATCATCGAGATTCTGGGTAAAGCATTTGATGAGGCGATGGCGTCAACTGAATTCAAACAATTCATGGAGAAAGGCGCAATGACTATTCATAACATGAATGCAGAAGAATTTACTAAGTTTGTCGAGCAAGATACTAAAGCGCTAAGCACGCTAATAAACTGA
- a CDS encoding heparinase II/III domain-containing protein, whose protein sequence is MSHQTQSYQPLLLNFEEAAELSKALGTDSLLGKALEHDIKQTDAYMAEVGVEVPGHGEGGGYEHNRHKQNYIHIDLAGRLFLITGEQKYRDYIVEMLTAYAKIYPTLESNTSRDTNPPGKIFHQTLNENMWMLYASCAYSCIYHTLAEDQKSLIENDLFKQMIDLFVVTYGHDFDIVHNHGLWAVAAVGICGYAINDQESVDKALYGLKLDKVSGGFLAQLDQLFSPDGYYMEGPYYHRFSLRPIYLFAEAIERRQPELKIYEFNDSVIKTTSYAVFKTAFPDGTLPALNDSSKTISINDEGVIMATSVCFHRYEQSETLLGMADHQQNVWVHISGKTLSDAVEAADDIKPFNWGSLFVTDGPLGEKGGVSILRHRDEQNDDTMALIWFGQHGSDHQYHSALDHGHYDGLHLSVFNRGHEVLHDYGFGRWVNVEPKFGGRYIPENKSYCKQTVAHNTVTVDQKTQNNFDTARAESKFGSKHFFNVDDEKLQGMSARISGYYDNVDMQRSIILAELPEFEKPLVIDIYRIEAEQEHQYDLPVHYSGQIMRTDFEYDIESTLRPMGEGNGYQHLWNLGSGKVPYSSERTSSLVSWLHDSSYYSLITSATNGGEIFFTRTGANDPDFNLKSEPALIIRQSGQNHVFASVLETHGYFNESIEASVGARGLIESVTVVGSNEVATVIRLQTTTGNAYHFAVCNLDEDKQNTTHSVEFGGVTYTWEGAFAQIS, encoded by the coding sequence ATGAGCCATCAAACCCAGTCTTACCAGCCACTGCTATTAAACTTTGAAGAAGCTGCGGAGCTTAGCAAAGCACTCGGCACGGATAGCCTGTTAGGAAAAGCGTTAGAACATGACATCAAACAAACCGATGCTTACATGGCAGAAGTTGGAGTCGAAGTTCCGGGACATGGTGAAGGTGGTGGTTACGAGCATAACCGCCACAAACAGAACTACATCCACATTGATCTGGCAGGTCGCCTGTTCCTAATTACTGGTGAGCAAAAATACCGTGACTACATTGTGGAAATGTTAACTGCGTACGCAAAGATCTATCCAACGCTAGAAAGCAACACCAGCCGCGATACCAACCCTCCGGGTAAGATCTTCCATCAGACCCTTAACGAAAACATGTGGATGCTGTATGCATCATGTGCGTACAGCTGTATTTACCACACATTAGCAGAAGATCAGAAATCACTGATCGAAAACGATCTGTTCAAACAGATGATTGACCTGTTTGTGGTGACTTACGGGCATGACTTCGACATCGTTCACAACCACGGCTTGTGGGCGGTAGCAGCAGTCGGTATCTGTGGTTACGCGATTAACGATCAGGAATCCGTAGACAAAGCCCTTTACGGTTTGAAGCTAGACAAAGTCAGCGGAGGTTTCCTTGCTCAGCTAGACCAGCTGTTCTCGCCAGATGGCTACTACATGGAAGGCCCGTACTATCACCGCTTTTCACTGCGTCCAATTTACCTGTTCGCAGAAGCGATTGAACGTCGTCAGCCAGAACTTAAGATCTACGAATTTAACGATTCAGTCATCAAAACGACGTCTTATGCGGTATTTAAAACCGCATTCCCAGACGGTACCCTGCCTGCACTCAACGATTCATCAAAGACGATTTCTATTAATGATGAAGGCGTGATCATGGCAACATCGGTCTGTTTCCACCGTTATGAACAGTCTGAAACGTTACTTGGAATGGCAGACCACCAGCAAAACGTCTGGGTTCATATCTCAGGAAAAACTCTCTCTGACGCAGTAGAAGCCGCTGATGATATTAAACCATTCAACTGGGGTAGCCTGTTCGTAACAGATGGACCACTCGGTGAAAAAGGCGGCGTGAGTATTCTTCGTCACCGCGACGAACAAAATGATGACACCATGGCACTGATCTGGTTCGGTCAGCACGGCTCAGACCATCAGTACCACTCGGCATTGGATCACGGCCACTATGACGGTCTACACCTCAGCGTGTTTAACCGAGGCCATGAAGTACTGCACGATTACGGTTTTGGTCGCTGGGTAAACGTAGAGCCTAAATTTGGCGGTCGTTACATTCCAGAGAACAAGTCTTACTGTAAACAGACAGTTGCTCACAACACAGTAACCGTTGACCAAAAGACCCAAAATAACTTCGACACAGCGCGTGCAGAATCAAAGTTTGGTTCAAAGCACTTCTTTAACGTAGATGATGAAAAGCTACAAGGCATGAGCGCGCGCATATCTGGCTACTATGATAACGTAGACATGCAACGCAGCATCATTCTGGCTGAGCTGCCTGAATTCGAGAAACCACTGGTCATCGATATTTACCGTATCGAAGCAGAGCAAGAACATCAGTACGATTTACCCGTGCACTACTCTGGCCAGATCATGCGAACTGATTTCGAATACGATATCGAGAGCACACTGCGCCCTATGGGTGAAGGTAACGGTTACCAGCATTTGTGGAACTTGGGTTCCGGAAAAGTCCCTTATTCATCAGAAAGAACGAGTTCACTAGTAAGCTGGTTACACGACAGCAGCTATTACTCATTGATCACAAGCGCTACCAATGGAGGAGAAATCTTCTTCACTCGCACAGGCGCGAACGATCCAGACTTCAACCTAAAGAGTGAGCCTGCACTGATCATTCGCCAGTCAGGACAGAATCACGTATTTGCTTCTGTGTTGGAAACACACGGTTACTTTAATGAATCTATCGAAGCCTCCGTTGGCGCACGTGGCTTAATTGAATCGGTCACGGTTGTTGGTAGCAACGAGGTCGCCACGGTAATCCGTCTACAAACCACGACAGGCAACGCTTACCACTTCGCGGTTTGTAACCTGGATGAAGATAAACAGAACACGACGCACAGCGTAGAGTTCGGTGGTGTGACTTACACTTGGGAAGGCGCATTCGCACAAATTAGCTAG